CCCCCGCCGCCACCCGGGGTCGGCCTCCCGCCCCGCTTCCCGCGACGGATGATCGTTCGCGAAAACATGGGACCTGGACCGGCGTTCCTCAATGCGCCCGGCCAGGCCGCCGGCACGGTCGGCGCCGTGATATCGCACGGCACTCCTGTCGACGCCGGCGTCATCAACGCCGACGGCAGTCAGAGCGAGATCAGTTCCGCCGCAGCACAACAACTGGCGCGCGTGGAGCCGCAGGAGGAACCGACGACCGTGCAGCTCGACGAGCTCGGCCGCTACCGCGTGCTCGCCATGCGCGCGCACGGACCGGGCGAGACCATTGTCACCGGTCTGCCCGCCTCCGAGGTCGACGACACCATGCTCACCGTCGCGATCATCTTCAGCGTGGTTGGGGCGGTGGCGCTCATCGGTGGGACGGTCGCGGGCATCATGATCATCCGGCGCCAACTCGCGCCGCTGTCAACGGTTTCCGCTGCGGCGCGACAGGTGGCCGACCTGGAGCTCGACCGCGGCGAGGTGCGGCTGCCGACCCCCATCGTTGAGATCGATCCGGCGGCGGCCCACACCGAGATCGGGCAGCTGGGCTCGGCCCTGAACCGGATGCTCGACCGTATCGCCGGCGCGCTGTCGGCACGCCACGCCAGCGAGACCCGGGTGCGTCAGTTCGTCGCCGACGCCAGCCACGAACTACGCACCCCGCTCGCCGCGATCCGCGGGTACACCGAGCTGGCGCAACGCAAACGCGACGATGTGCCCGACGACGTCGCACACGCGATGAGCCGGGTGGAGTCCGAGACCGCCCGGATGACGCAGCTCGTCGAGGACATGCTGCTGCTCGCCCGACTGGACACCGGCCGGCCGTTGGAGCAGGTGCCCGTTGATCTTTCGCGATTGGTCGTCGACGCGGTCAGTGACGCCCACATCGCCGGGCCCGAGCACCAGTGGTCACTCGACGTGCCCGATGAACCCGTCGTCATCACCGGCGACGAGGCGCGGCTGCACCAGGTGCTGGCGAACCTGCTGGCCAACGCGCGTACGCACACCCCGCCTGGTACGTCCGTCACCACCTCGTTGGCGCGCGCCGCGGACGGAGGTGCCGTGTTGACGGTGGCCGACGACGGCCCGGGCATCCCGGAGTGGTTGCAGCCCGAGATCTTTGAGCGATTCGCCCGGGGCGACTCATCACGCTCGCGGCGCGGGGGCAGCACCGGGCTGGGGCTCGCGATCGTCGCGGCCGTCGTCAAGGCCCACCGCGGCACCATCGATGTGCGCAGCGCGCCCGGTTCGACGGTGTTCGCCGTGACGTTGCCCGGTGATTCACAGGTAACACCCAGCGCGGGCCAATCGCGGGCATAGCTCGCCGGGACAGGATCTTCTCAGTGACCTCCACACTCGCCGTCCCTCGCGAGCTGCGCCCACGCGAGCAGTCGCAAACTGCCCCGACACGCAGGGCACCGCGTGCAGTTTCTGTCTGGTCGCGAGTTGGACTCGCGGCGCTGCTGTCGGCCACCGCGGTGCTGTACCTGTGGAACCTGTCCGCCAGCGGGTGGGCCAACGCGTTCTACACGGCGGCGGCGCAGGCCGGGGCGAGTGACTGGACAGCGATGTTGTTCGGCTCCAGCGACGCCGCGAACGCGATCACCGTCGACAAGACCCCGGCGGCGCTGTGGATTATCGACGTGTCGGTCCGGCTGTTCGGGCTGAACCCGTGGAGTGTGCTGGTGCCTCAGGCGCTCGAAGGGGTCACGGCCGTCGGCATTCTGTACGCCGCGGTCCGCCGCGTCGCCGGTCCCGGCGCCGGACTGCTGGCTGGCGCGGTGCTGGCCGTCACCCCTGTCGCGGCGTTGATCTTCCGGTTCAACAATCCCGATGCGCTACTGGTACTGCTGCTGGTCGCCGCCGCCTATTGCGTACTGCGCGCTTGCGAAAAGGGCGCAAGCCGTTGGTGGTTGGTCGCCGCGGGCGCTGCGGTCGGATTCGGCTTCCTCGCCAAGATGCTGCAGGCATTCCTGGTCCTGCCCGGATTCGCGGCAGCTTACCTCGTCGCGGGGCACCGCCCGCTGAAGCGCCGGATCGCCGACCTGTTCCTCGCGGCTGCAGCGGTCGTGGTCTCCGGAGGGTGGTACCTCGCGCTCGCCGAGCTCTGGCCCGCGTCGTCGCGGCCGTACATCGGCGGCTCGCAGCACAACAGCATCGTCGAATTGACTTTGGGCTACAACGGATTGGGCCGGCTGACGGGTAACGAGACCGGTGGCCTCGGCAATCTCAACCACGACGTCGGGTGGGGCCGGCTGTTCGGCGCGGGGATGGGGTTGGACATCGCGTGGCTGCTGCCTGCGGCGGCGATCTGTCTCGTCGCGGGTCTACTCATCACACGACGCGCACCTCGCACCGACCCGGCCAGGGCTGCCCTGATTCTCTGCGGCGGCTGGCTTGTCGTCACCGCCGTGGTGTTCAGCTTCGCCAACGGCATCGTGCACTCCTACTACACCGTCGCTCTGGCGCCGGCGGTCGGCGCATGTGTCGGGATGGGCACAACCCTGTTGTGGCAGAACAGATTCGATATCCGCGCGGCGACCGCGCTGTCCGGCACGGCCCTGGTGACCGTTGTCCTCGCGGCGGTGTTGATGTCCCGGCACGCGGAGTGGACTCCGTGGCTGCGGGCGGTGGTCGCGGTCGGCGGAGTGGGAGCAGCGACGCTGTTGCTGGTCTCCGGTCGATTGACGCCGACGGTGGCGCGCGCCGTCGCCGTCCTCGCCATCGTGTCGTGTCTGGCGGCACCTGCGGCGTACTCGATCGTCACTGCGGCGACACCGCACAGCGGTGCGATTCCGAGTGTGGGCACGTCGCGGCATGGGTTCGGCGGCGGGCCTGGCGGCCTGTTGGATGCGCCGAAACCCGGGCCCGAGCTGACGGCGACATTGGCCCGCGACGCCGACGACTACACCTGGGCCGCCGCGGTGATCGGTTCCAACAACGCCGCGGGGTATCAGCTGGCTACCGGCGCGCCTGTGATGGCGATCGGGGGTTTCAACGGCACCGATCCCGCGCCGACGCTCGAGGAGTTCCAGCAGCTTGTCGCCACGCGGCAGATCCACTACTTCATCGGCGGCCGGATGATGTCCTGGGGATCGCCGAAGAGCGGCAGCCGTGCCGCCATTGAGATCGCGGACTGGGTGGAGAAGCACTACACGCCGCTGTCCGTCGAGCAAGCGGTCATCTACGACCTCAGTCGGCCGCCAATGGATTCATAGCTGCCACACAGCTACCACCAACGGCCAGCACAACCTGCACCTCGACGATGGGTTCCATGACCGATATCGCCCTCGAGCGTGACACGGCCCGGACCCGCTTCGAATCCCGACCGAATGCCGCGGAGATAGCCCGCGACGCCGGCGTGCCGGTGCTCGACGTGGTGGTGCCGGTTTACAACGAAGAAGCCGCCCTCGCTGGCTCGGTGCACCGCCTGCACCGCCATCTGCGTGAGCACTTTCCCTTCTCTGCGCGCATCACCATCGCCGACAATGCGAGCACCGACGACACTGCGCGGATCGCAGCCGAACTGGCCGCCGAGTTGTGCGACATCCGGGTGGTGCGGCTGTCCGAGAAGGGTCGCGGTCGGGCCCTGCACGCCGCATGGTCGACATCGGACGCACCGGTGCTGGTCTACATGGACGTGGATCTGTCCACCGACCTGGCCGCCCTCGCCCCGCTGGTGGCCCCGCTGGTGTCGGGACATTCCGACCTTGCGATCGGCACCCGGCTGGGCCGCGGCTCCCGGGTGGTGCGGGGCGCCAAGCGCGAGGTCATCTCCCGCTGCTACAACCTGATCCTCAAATCCGCGCTCGCGGCCGGGTTCTCGGATGCGCAGTGCGGGTTCAAGGCGATCCGCGCCGACGTCGCCGAGCGTCTGCTGCCCCATGTCGCCGACACTGGATGGTTCTTCGACACCGAACTGCTGGTGCTCGCCGAACGTAGCGGTCTGCGCATCCACGAGGTCCCGGTGGACTGGGTGGACGACCCGGACAGTCGGGTGGACATCGTCGCGACCGCGGCGGCCGATCTCAGGGGTATCGGTCGGCTGCTGCGCAACTTCACCAACGGCTCGATTCCGGTCAATACCATTGCCGCACAGCTGGGTTCATCACAACATTCGGCGGCCCCGGGATCGCTGTTCCGACAGGTGGTGCGGTTCGGCACCATCGGTTTGGTGTCGTCGGCGGCCTACGCGATGCTGTTCGTGCTGCTTCAGGGCTCGTTGGGAGCGCAGGTGGCGAACCTGATCGCGCTGCTGCTGACCGCGATCGGCAACACCGCGGCCAACCGCCGCTTCACCTTCGGGATCGGCGGTAAGGCCAACGTGACCAGGCACCATGTAGAAGGTCTGATCGTGTTCGCTATCGCGCTGGCGATCACCAGTGGATCGTTGGCCGTGCTGCACTTCTTCGTCACCGACCCGCATCATCTGGTCGAGCTCGCAGTGCTGGTGGTGGCCAACCTCGTAGCCACCGCAGCGCGGTTCGTGCTGCTGCGCGGCTGGGTGTTCCATCCCCGCCGGAATCGCTGATTCTCCTGAAACGCAAAGGAATCCATCGATGACCATCAGCGCCGACGTGCAACAGCGGACCGCTCCTGCGCCGGACGACCCCCGTGACATCCAACCGCGTTGGGTGCGTCCCGCGCTGTTCACCCTGCTGGCGGCAACCGCGGTCCTCTACTTGTGGGGTCTCGGCTCGTCCGGCTGGGCCAACAACTATTACGCCGCCGCCGCGCAGGCTGGCACCCAGCACTGGAAGGCGTGGTTGTTCGGCTCGCTCGACTCGGGTAACGCGATCACCGTCGACAAGCCGCCAGCCTCCCTGTGGTTGATGGCGTTGTCGGGCCGGATCTTCGGATTCAGCGCCTTCTCGATGCTGTTGCCGCAGGCGTTGATGGGCGTCGGCGCGGTCGGCGTGCTGTATGCGACCGTCCGCCGCACCAGCGGACCGGCTGCGGGCCTGATCGCGGGTGCGGTGCTGGCACTGACTCCCGTGGCGGCGTTGATCTTCCGGTTCAACAATCCCGACGCCCTGCTGGTGCTGTTGCTGGTGGTCGCGGCCTACTGCATGGTGCGGGCCATCGAGACGGCCGGCACCCGCTGGCTGGTGCTGACCGGCTGCGCCATCGGCTTCGCGTTCCTGGCCAAGTTGTTGCAGGCCTTCCTGGTGGTCCCCGGCCTGGCGCTGGCGTTCCTCGTCGCGGCCCCGGTCGGGATGTGGAAGCGCATCGGCAAGCTGGCGATCGGCGGACTCGCAATAATCATATCCGCCGGCTGGTATCTCGTCCTGGTCGATCTGTGGCCAGCCGATTCGCGGCCCTACATCGGCGGTTCGACCGACAACAGCCTGCTGCAGCTGACGTTGGGCTACAACGGAATCGACCGCGTGCTCGGCGGCGGTGGTGGCGCTCCGCAGGGTGGGCCGCCGCCGGGTGGAGGTCAGGGTGGGCCAGGCGCGGCTCATCACTTGTTCTTCGGGGGAGAACCGGGCCTCGGCCGGCTGTTCGGTCAGTCAATGGGCGCGCAGGCGTCGTGGTTGCTGCCCGCGGCACTCATCGGCCTGCTGGCCGGACTCTGGTTCACGCGTCGCACCGCTCGGACCGCCGGGTTGCGAGCATCACTTCTGCTGTGGGGCGGCTGGCTGGTGGTCAGCGGCGCCGTGTTCAGCTTCATGGACGGCATCATTCACCCCTATTACACCGTCGCGCTGGCGCCGGCGATCGCCGCACTGCTCGGTATCTCGGTGCGAGAGCTGTGGCGCGGCAAAGAGTTCCTGGCACCGCGCATACTTCTGGCGACGATGTCCGCAGGCACCGGCGTGTGGGCGTTCATCCTGCTCGACCGGACGCCGGATTGGTGGCCCGCCCTGCGCTGGGTCGTGCTGATCGGCTCGATCGTCGTGGCGGCGATCCTTGCCGTCGGGGCGCACCGGATCGGCCGCTACACGCCGGTGTTTGTCGCCGCCGCAATGTTCTTCGGTCTCCTCGCACCGGCCGGCTACTCGATCGCGACGGTGATGAGCTCGCACAGCAGCGGACCGATGGCCGTGGCGGGCCCGAGCCGCATCGCCCATATGACTCCTCCGCCAGGACACGGGGGTCCGGGCGCTAGCAGCGACAACGTGGCCCTGCAGCACCTTGTCGAGGGGGTGGACAACCGTTGGGCCGCAGCGACAATCGGCTCGATGGGGGCGAGCGGTCTGGAGCTGCAGACCGGCGCATCGATCATGGCGATCGGCGGTTTCACGGGCGCCGACAACTCGCCGACTCTCGAGCAATTCCAGTCCTACGTCGCCAACCACGAGGTGCGGTACTTCATCGCAGGAGGGCACGGTGGTCCCGCCTGGCGGGAGTCGGGCGCCGCGAGCGACATCGCGACGTGGGTGAAGGACAACTTCAGTCGGATCGATGTCGACGGCACCACGGTGTACGACCTCGACGCGCCCAGGTAGCACCCCTTGACCAGACGGCCGCCCTCCGATCCCCAGGAGGGCGGCCGTCGCCCAGTTTGATCGGCGTTAAAGTTCAGGACATGTCTGTCACCGACGAGTACCTGAAGAACAACGAGGCCTATGCGAGCACCTTCAAGGGTCCGCTGCCGTTGCCGCCGAGCAAGCATGTCGCGGTGGTGGCGTGCATGGACGCTCGGCTCGATGTGTATCGGATTCTCGGCCTCAAGGACGGCGAGGCGCATGTGATCCGCAATGCCGGGGGTGTGGTCACCGATGACGAGATCCGCTCGTTGGCGATCAGCCAGCGGCTGCTGGGGACCAAGGAGATCATCCTGATCCACCACACCGATTGCGGCATGCTGACGTTCACCGACGACGTCTTCAAGCGCGAGATTCAGGAGGAGACGGGTCTGAAGCCCGAGTGGGCCGCTGAGGCCTTCCCCGATGTGGA
The nucleotide sequence above comes from Mycolicibacterium moriokaense. Encoded proteins:
- a CDS encoding sensor histidine kinase, with amino-acid sequence MSSSQRAEGKLTRLRSPRTWSLRARLLASQILLLALVCAGIGIGTIFALQHFLTNQLDDRLAETAKRSAGIFEFGPPPPPPPGVGLPPRFPRRMIVRENMGPGPAFLNAPGQAAGTVGAVISHGTPVDAGVINADGSQSEISSAAAQQLARVEPQEEPTTVQLDELGRYRVLAMRAHGPGETIVTGLPASEVDDTMLTVAIIFSVVGAVALIGGTVAGIMIIRRQLAPLSTVSAAARQVADLELDRGEVRLPTPIVEIDPAAAHTEIGQLGSALNRMLDRIAGALSARHASETRVRQFVADASHELRTPLAAIRGYTELAQRKRDDVPDDVAHAMSRVESETARMTQLVEDMLLLARLDTGRPLEQVPVDLSRLVVDAVSDAHIAGPEHQWSLDVPDEPVVITGDEARLHQVLANLLANARTHTPPGTSVTTSLARAADGGAVLTVADDGPGIPEWLQPEIFERFARGDSSRSRRGGSTGLGLAIVAAVVKAHRGTIDVRSAPGSTVFAVTLPGDSQVTPSAGQSRA
- a CDS encoding glycosyltransferase family 39 protein, whose protein sequence is MTSTLAVPRELRPREQSQTAPTRRAPRAVSVWSRVGLAALLSATAVLYLWNLSASGWANAFYTAAAQAGASDWTAMLFGSSDAANAITVDKTPAALWIIDVSVRLFGLNPWSVLVPQALEGVTAVGILYAAVRRVAGPGAGLLAGAVLAVTPVAALIFRFNNPDALLVLLLVAAAYCVLRACEKGASRWWLVAAGAAVGFGFLAKMLQAFLVLPGFAAAYLVAGHRPLKRRIADLFLAAAAVVVSGGWYLALAELWPASSRPYIGGSQHNSIVELTLGYNGLGRLTGNETGGLGNLNHDVGWGRLFGAGMGLDIAWLLPAAAICLVAGLLITRRAPRTDPARAALILCGGWLVVTAVVFSFANGIVHSYYTVALAPAVGACVGMGTTLLWQNRFDIRAATALSGTALVTVVLAAVLMSRHAEWTPWLRAVVAVGGVGAATLLLVSGRLTPTVARAVAVLAIVSCLAAPAAYSIVTAATPHSGAIPSVGTSRHGFGGGPGGLLDAPKPGPELTATLARDADDYTWAAAVIGSNNAAGYQLATGAPVMAIGGFNGTDPAPTLEEFQQLVATRQIHYFIGGRMMSWGSPKSGSRAAIEIADWVEKHYTPLSVEQAVIYDLSRPPMDS
- a CDS encoding bifunctional glycosyltransferase family 2/GtrA family protein; this encodes MTDIALERDTARTRFESRPNAAEIARDAGVPVLDVVVPVYNEEAALAGSVHRLHRHLREHFPFSARITIADNASTDDTARIAAELAAELCDIRVVRLSEKGRGRALHAAWSTSDAPVLVYMDVDLSTDLAALAPLVAPLVSGHSDLAIGTRLGRGSRVVRGAKREVISRCYNLILKSALAAGFSDAQCGFKAIRADVAERLLPHVADTGWFFDTELLVLAERSGLRIHEVPVDWVDDPDSRVDIVATAAADLRGIGRLLRNFTNGSIPVNTIAAQLGSSQHSAAPGSLFRQVVRFGTIGLVSSAAYAMLFVLLQGSLGAQVANLIALLLTAIGNTAANRRFTFGIGGKANVTRHHVEGLIVFAIALAITSGSLAVLHFFVTDPHHLVELAVLVVANLVATAARFVLLRGWVFHPRRNR
- a CDS encoding ArnT family glycosyltransferase, with translation MTISADVQQRTAPAPDDPRDIQPRWVRPALFTLLAATAVLYLWGLGSSGWANNYYAAAAQAGTQHWKAWLFGSLDSGNAITVDKPPASLWLMALSGRIFGFSAFSMLLPQALMGVGAVGVLYATVRRTSGPAAGLIAGAVLALTPVAALIFRFNNPDALLVLLLVVAAYCMVRAIETAGTRWLVLTGCAIGFAFLAKLLQAFLVVPGLALAFLVAAPVGMWKRIGKLAIGGLAIIISAGWYLVLVDLWPADSRPYIGGSTDNSLLQLTLGYNGIDRVLGGGGGAPQGGPPPGGGQGGPGAAHHLFFGGEPGLGRLFGQSMGAQASWLLPAALIGLLAGLWFTRRTARTAGLRASLLLWGGWLVVSGAVFSFMDGIIHPYYTVALAPAIAALLGISVRELWRGKEFLAPRILLATMSAGTGVWAFILLDRTPDWWPALRWVVLIGSIVVAAILAVGAHRIGRYTPVFVAAAMFFGLLAPAGYSIATVMSSHSSGPMAVAGPSRIAHMTPPPGHGGPGASSDNVALQHLVEGVDNRWAAATIGSMGASGLELQTGASIMAIGGFTGADNSPTLEQFQSYVANHEVRYFIAGGHGGPAWRESGAASDIATWVKDNFSRIDVDGTTVYDLDAPR
- a CDS encoding beta-class carbonic anhydrase — translated: MSVTDEYLKNNEAYASTFKGPLPLPPSKHVAVVACMDARLDVYRILGLKDGEAHVIRNAGGVVTDDEIRSLAISQRLLGTKEIILIHHTDCGMLTFTDDVFKREIQEETGLKPEWAAEAFPDVEEDVRQSLRRIEASPFVTKHESLRGFVFDVATGKLNEVTL